In Fodinicola acaciae, the following proteins share a genomic window:
- the dhaK gene encoding dihydroxyacetone kinase subunit DhaK yields MKKLINDPANVVAEALAGFQAAHPDVRVDHDNRVVYRADAPRLGKVGLVSGGGSGHEPLHAGFVGAGMLDAACAGEIFTSPVPDQMVAATQLVNGGAGVLHIVKNYTGDIMNFEMAAELADDIPVESVVTNDDVAVEDSLYTAGRRGVGVTVLVEKIAGAAAEEGRSLADVAAIARRVNENGRSLGVALTSCTVPAAGRPTFELADDEMEVGIGIHGEPGRRRVPLATAAEIAGMLVEPVVADLPYERGDTVIAFLNGMGGTPLIELYLMYGEISKQLAGRGLTVARSLVGPYITSLEMAGCSLTLLRVDDELLSLWDAPVRTAALRW; encoded by the coding sequence ATGAAGAAACTCATCAACGATCCCGCCAACGTCGTCGCGGAAGCCCTGGCCGGCTTCCAAGCCGCGCATCCGGACGTACGCGTCGACCACGACAACCGCGTCGTCTATCGCGCCGACGCGCCGCGGCTCGGCAAGGTCGGCCTGGTCTCCGGCGGCGGCTCCGGACACGAGCCACTGCACGCCGGCTTCGTCGGCGCCGGCATGCTCGACGCGGCCTGCGCCGGCGAAATCTTCACCTCACCGGTCCCCGACCAGATGGTTGCCGCGACGCAACTCGTCAACGGTGGCGCCGGAGTGCTGCACATCGTGAAGAACTACACCGGTGACATCATGAACTTCGAGATGGCCGCCGAGCTGGCCGACGACATTCCGGTCGAGTCGGTCGTCACCAACGACGACGTGGCGGTGGAGGACAGCCTCTATACCGCCGGCCGGCGTGGCGTCGGAGTGACCGTACTGGTGGAAAAGATCGCCGGCGCCGCCGCCGAGGAGGGCCGGTCGCTGGCCGACGTCGCCGCGATCGCCAGGCGGGTCAACGAAAACGGCCGCAGCCTCGGCGTCGCGCTGACCTCCTGCACGGTCCCGGCCGCCGGCCGGCCGACGTTCGAGCTGGCCGACGACGAGATGGAGGTCGGCATCGGCATCCACGGCGAGCCGGGCCGCCGCCGCGTCCCGCTGGCCACCGCCGCCGAGATCGCCGGCATGCTGGTGGAGCCGGTGGTGGCGGATTTGCCGTACGAGCGCGGCGACACCGTGATCGCCTTTCTCAACGGCATGGGCGGCACGCCGTTGATCGAGCTTTACCTGATGTACGGCGAGATCTCGAAGCAGCTGGCCGGCCGGGGCCTCACCGTGGCGCGGTCGCTGGTCGGGCCGTACATCACCTCGCTGGAGATGGCCGGCTGCTCGCTGACCCTGCTGCGCGTCGACGACGAGCTGCTTTCGCTGTGGGACGCACCCGTCCGCACGGCGGCGCTCCGCTGGTGA
- a CDS encoding MarR family winged helix-turn-helix transcriptional regulator — protein MTERESVLIADELMANNAAMRRLLRRRVRPHMAAWPDLRGAQIELLRVVGLRPGIGVAAAARELQMAGNSVSTLVNQLSDVGMLVRETDPADRRAIRLRLTDAARKRLAEWRRIRVDLVAAGIDALPAADRRAIQRALPALHALLDRLTEEGGE, from the coding sequence GTGACGGAGCGCGAGTCGGTGCTGATCGCCGACGAGTTGATGGCCAACAACGCGGCGATGCGCCGCCTGTTGCGGCGCCGGGTGCGGCCACACATGGCCGCCTGGCCGGACCTGCGCGGCGCGCAGATCGAGTTGTTGCGCGTTGTCGGCCTGCGTCCCGGCATTGGGGTCGCCGCGGCCGCGCGCGAGCTGCAGATGGCCGGAAACTCGGTGAGTACGCTGGTCAACCAGCTTTCCGATGTCGGCATGCTGGTGCGCGAGACCGATCCGGCCGACCGCCGCGCGATCCGGCTGCGGCTGACCGACGCGGCGCGCAAACGACTGGCCGAGTGGCGGCGGATCCGGGTGGACCTGGTGGCCGCCGGGATCGATGCCCTGCCGGCCGCCGACCGCAGGGCGATCCAGCGCGCTTTGCCCGCTCTGCACGCACTTCTGGACCGACTGACCGAAGAAGGCGGTGAGTAG
- a CDS encoding ABC transporter ATP-binding protein, whose translation MAPPAVECAGLAYSFGATKAVDGVDLSIPVGSVFGLLGPNGAGKTTTIRMITTLLPVRSGDIRVFGVDVARQKMAVRRLIGYVPQQLSADGALSGWENVSLFARLFDVPRGKRRAVVGSALESVGLTDAAGRTASTYSGGMIRRLELAQALVSAPKLLILDEPTIGLDPVGRASVWQRLASVQAETGMTILVTTHYMDEADQNCDEIALMNHGRIGARGTPDELKAMVGPDATLDDVFRATTGDDLSAATGEGMRDVRSARRTARRLG comes from the coding sequence ATGGCCCCACCCGCGGTGGAATGTGCCGGCCTTGCCTACAGTTTCGGCGCCACGAAAGCGGTCGACGGCGTCGACCTGAGCATCCCGGTCGGCAGCGTTTTCGGCCTGCTCGGGCCAAACGGCGCCGGCAAGACCACGACGATCCGGATGATCACGACACTGCTGCCGGTGCGGTCCGGCGACATCCGCGTCTTCGGCGTCGATGTGGCGCGGCAGAAAATGGCCGTACGCCGGCTCATCGGCTATGTGCCACAGCAACTGTCCGCGGACGGCGCGTTGAGCGGATGGGAGAACGTGTCGTTGTTCGCGCGACTTTTCGACGTGCCGCGCGGGAAACGGCGTGCGGTGGTTGGCTCGGCACTGGAGTCGGTCGGCCTCACCGATGCCGCCGGTCGCACGGCTTCGACGTATTCCGGTGGCATGATCCGCCGGCTGGAGCTGGCACAGGCCCTTGTCAGCGCACCGAAACTGCTGATCCTGGACGAGCCGACGATCGGTCTGGACCCGGTCGGTCGCGCGAGTGTGTGGCAGCGGCTGGCCAGCGTACAAGCCGAAACCGGCATGACGATCCTGGTGACCACGCACTACATGGACGAGGCCGACCAGAACTGCGACGAGATCGCGCTGATGAACCACGGCCGGATCGGTGCGCGCGGGACGCCGGACGAGCTGAAGGCGATGGTCGGGCCGGACGCCACGCTCGACGACGTTTTCCGTGCCACCACGGGCGATGACCTGTCCGCGGCGACCGGAGAGGGGATGCGAGATGTCCGTTCGGCCCGCCGTACGGCCCGCCGGCTTGGTTGA
- a CDS encoding ABC transporter permease, whose product MSVRPAVRPAGLVEPPRRGLLSLILSRAYTMCLVELQKLRHDRTELVTRAIQPALWLLVFGETFNRLRIIPTGSVPYLDFLAPGIIAQSALFIAIFYGIQIIWERDAGVLSKLLVTPTPRFAIITGKAFAAGVRALVQAAVVLVLALVLGVGMTANPLKLLGTVVAVLLGSAFFCCLSIAIAGLVLSRDRLMGIGQAITMPLFFASNALYPADLMPGWLQVVNRINPLGYEVDALRGLLIGTSTNLLLDFGVLVVAAASMITVASALLPRLVR is encoded by the coding sequence ATGTCCGTTCGGCCCGCCGTACGGCCCGCCGGCTTGGTTGAGCCACCGCGGCGCGGTCTGCTGTCGCTGATCCTCTCCCGCGCATACACGATGTGCCTGGTGGAGCTGCAAAAACTGCGGCACGACCGCACCGAGCTGGTGACCAGAGCGATCCAGCCGGCGCTGTGGCTGCTGGTTTTCGGCGAGACTTTCAACCGGTTGCGGATCATCCCTACCGGCAGCGTGCCCTACCTGGATTTCCTGGCTCCAGGCATCATCGCGCAGTCGGCACTGTTCATCGCGATCTTCTATGGCATCCAGATCATCTGGGAACGCGACGCCGGTGTGCTGTCCAAGCTGCTGGTCACGCCGACGCCGAGATTCGCGATCATCACGGGAAAAGCCTTCGCCGCGGGCGTACGTGCATTGGTGCAGGCGGCCGTCGTGCTGGTGCTGGCGCTCGTACTCGGTGTGGGCATGACCGCGAATCCGTTGAAACTGCTCGGAACCGTGGTGGCCGTGCTGCTCGGCTCGGCGTTTTTCTGTTGCCTGTCCATCGCGATCGCCGGACTCGTGCTGTCCCGCGACCGGTTGATGGGGATCGGCCAGGCGATCACCATGCCGCTGTTTTTCGCGTCCAACGCACTTTATCCTGCCGACCTGATGCCGGGCTGGTTGCAGGTCGTCAACCGGATCAATCCGCTCGGCTATGAGGTGGACGCGCTGCGCGGACTACTCATCGGCACGTCCACCAATCTTCTGTTGGACTTCGGTGTGCTTGTCGTTGCCGCGGCGTCGATGATCACGGTCGCGTCCGCACTGCTGCCCCGGCTCGTACGCTAA
- a CDS encoding GNAT family N-acetyltransferase, with translation MPELVTPTVRVHQSFLAAMEEFRAEGRAGDHSMIGRELLEFGPTWTEPAGFARYVAAVVADAQTPMFPGFVPQTTLWYVDGDDYLGRVGIRHHLTPHLLEEGGHIGYDVRKSARRRGYATEILRQALSVAATLGIESALVTCDVDNVASRKVIERNGGVLEDERRGKLRFWVPTAKPAAGS, from the coding sequence ATGCCTGAGTTGGTCACGCCGACCGTCCGCGTACACCAGTCGTTTCTGGCGGCGATGGAGGAGTTTCGAGCGGAGGGACGCGCCGGTGACCACAGCATGATCGGCCGCGAGCTGCTCGAGTTCGGTCCAACGTGGACAGAGCCGGCCGGTTTCGCGCGCTATGTCGCCGCTGTGGTCGCCGACGCGCAGACCCCGATGTTTCCTGGTTTCGTGCCGCAGACGACATTGTGGTATGTGGACGGGGACGACTATCTCGGCCGCGTCGGCATCCGGCACCACCTCACTCCGCATCTGCTGGAGGAAGGTGGACACATCGGTTACGACGTACGGAAATCCGCGCGCCGGCGCGGCTATGCCACGGAAATCCTCCGGCAGGCGCTGAGCGTAGCCGCCACCCTCGGCATCGAGTCGGCGCTGGTGACCTGTGACGTCGACAATGTCGCCTCGCGCAAGGTGATCGAGCGCAACGGCGGTGTGCTGGAGGACGAGCGGCGCGGAAAGCTGCGCTTCTGGGTCCCGACTGCGAAACCGGCCGCCGGCTCATAA
- a CDS encoding esterase/lipase family protein, giving the protein MRTSWLKAAFVAVVTGGLLAAAAPAAAAPTSGFDDWSCRPSASHPSPVVLIHGLGGNGPGNFALLGPYLASAGYCAFTFTYGQASPSIPVGGTIAIADSAKQIVAFSERVRQATGAAKVDFVGHSEGAFQSLYIPKILGYAGKVHRVVAIAPPTHGTTFAGLVNVAYLLGARDLVGQVLNTFGCAACDQLIVGGAAVKQLTAGQISQPGVGYTILASRADAIVTPTGTAFVNESGVRNAYVQDTCPLDPVGHVGLAFDTGVAQMVANGLDPAHAKPVICSVGPVI; this is encoded by the coding sequence ATGCGTACGTCCTGGCTGAAGGCGGCGTTTGTCGCCGTTGTGACCGGCGGACTGCTGGCCGCTGCCGCGCCGGCCGCAGCGGCACCGACCTCCGGTTTCGACGACTGGTCATGCCGGCCGTCGGCGAGCCATCCGTCGCCGGTCGTGCTGATCCACGGCCTCGGCGGCAACGGGCCGGGCAACTTCGCGCTCCTCGGGCCATATCTGGCGTCCGCCGGCTATTGCGCCTTTACTTTCACCTACGGCCAGGCATCGCCGTCCATTCCGGTCGGCGGCACGATCGCGATCGCCGACTCGGCCAAGCAGATCGTCGCATTCTCCGAGCGCGTACGGCAGGCCACCGGCGCGGCCAAGGTCGATTTCGTCGGCCATTCCGAAGGCGCATTCCAGTCGCTCTATATTCCCAAGATCCTCGGCTACGCGGGGAAAGTGCACCGGGTCGTGGCGATCGCGCCGCCGACGCACGGCACGACGTTCGCCGGTCTGGTGAATGTCGCCTATCTGCTCGGCGCGCGCGACCTGGTCGGCCAGGTGCTCAACACGTTCGGCTGCGCCGCCTGCGACCAGCTGATCGTCGGTGGTGCCGCGGTGAAACAGCTGACCGCCGGCCAGATTTCCCAGCCAGGCGTGGGTTACACGATCCTGGCCAGCCGCGCCGACGCGATCGTGACGCCGACCGGCACCGCCTTCGTCAACGAGTCCGGCGTCCGCAACGCGTACGTCCAGGACACCTGTCCGCTCGACCCGGTCGGCCATGTCGGCCTGGCTTTCGACACCGGTGTCGCGCAAATGGTCGCCAACGGCCTGGATCCGGCCCACGCCAAACCGGTCATCTGCTCAGTCGGCCCGGTGATCTGA